The following coding sequences lie in one Deltaproteobacteria bacterium genomic window:
- a CDS encoding helix-turn-helix domain-containing protein, with protein sequence MAKKTGGQGPQGAAANSNNLKKIREGMLLSKAELARKAGVSPITIDRIEKGFACRLETKRKIICALGLDISDKDKVFGD encoded by the coding sequence ATGGCTAAGAAAACCGGTGGACAGGGGCCGCAGGGGGCGGCCGCCAACAGCAACAACCTGAAGAAGATAAGGGAGGGCATGCTGCTGAGCAAGGCCGAGCTTGCGCGCAAGGCCGGCGTCTCTCCGATCACCATCGACAGGATCGAAAAGGGTTTTGCCTGCAGGCTCGAGACCAAGCGCAAGATCATCTGCGCCCTGGGACTCGACATATCGGACAAGGACAAGGTCTTCGGAGATTAG
- the pilM gene encoding type IV pilus assembly protein PilM: MDIPLLNLFRKKDVVAIDIGSSSIKVVQLDEAKKGWELSKLGIAFLPPEAIVDGSIIDSMTVTNTVKELLKEHSIKVKDAVSSLTGHSVIIKKVSLPAMSEEDLAESIQWEAEQYIPFPMSEVNIDFQILGEDEEGKGQMDVMLVAVKKDVINDYTNVLKEAGLNPVVIDVDSFALENMMEINYTIAPNENVVMVNIGASITSISVMMGGVTGFTRSVPNGGNQFTEEIQRQLNVSFKDAETLKKGGVVEGVDTTDLDEAIESVSTNVVLEVRRSIDFFLSGSPGAFINKIYLSGGGSKVKGLKEMMQDSTGIPVETADPFNGVIYNPKHFESQYLSEMGPYFGVAVGLATRRFADR; this comes from the coding sequence ATGGACATACCTCTGCTCAATCTTTTCAGGAAGAAGGATGTGGTGGCCATCGACATCGGCTCGAGCTCCATCAAGGTCGTGCAGCTCGACGAGGCCAAGAAGGGCTGGGAGCTCAGCAAACTCGGCATCGCCTTCCTCCCGCCCGAGGCCATAGTCGACGGCTCCATCATCGACTCCATGACGGTGACCAATACCGTCAAGGAGCTCCTCAAGGAGCACAGCATAAAGGTCAAGGACGCCGTCTCCTCGCTCACGGGCCATTCGGTCATCATAAAGAAGGTGAGCCTGCCGGCCATGAGCGAAGAGGACCTGGCCGAGTCGATCCAGTGGGAGGCCGAGCAGTACATCCCCTTCCCCATGAGCGAGGTGAACATCGACTTCCAGATACTCGGCGAGGACGAGGAGGGCAAGGGACAGATGGACGTCATGCTCGTGGCCGTGAAGAAGGACGTCATAAACGACTACACCAACGTCCTCAAGGAGGCCGGGCTCAACCCGGTGGTCATCGACGTCGACTCCTTCGCCCTCGAGAACATGATGGAGATAAACTACACCATCGCGCCCAACGAGAACGTGGTGATGGTGAACATCGGGGCCAGCATCACGAGCATAAGCGTCATGATGGGCGGAGTGACCGGCTTTACCCGTTCGGTGCCGAACGGCGGAAACCAGTTCACCGAGGAGATCCAGCGCCAGCTCAACGTGAGCTTCAAGGACGCCGAGACCCTCAAGAAGGGCGGTGTCGTCGAGGGTGTGGACACCACGGATCTCGATGAGGCCATCGAGAGCGTTTCGACCAACGTGGTGCTCGAGGTGCGCCGCTCCATCGACTTCTTCCTCAGCGGCTCTCCGGGGGCCTTCATAAACAAGATATATCTGAGCGGAGGCGGCTCCAAGGTGAAGGGCCTCAAGGAGATGATGCAGGACTCGACGGGCATCCCCGTGGAGACGGCCGACCCATTCAACGGCGTCATCTATAATCCCAAGCACTTCGAGTCCCAGTACCTGAGCGAGATGGGGCCCTACTTCGGCGTGGCCGTGGGGCTTGCCACCAGGAGGTTCGCCGACCGATGA
- a CDS encoding fimbrial protein, with product MIRINLLPVRAAKKKESIRFQLTVAGLVTFFVTALVGVFYFIVQGEAGQLADEIAAGEAELKALKKKIGELDKIQEEKRKVEEKLEIVNELEKGRSGPVELLVKVSEAIPDTAWLTSLKERGSLIVLRGIASSDDVVADFMKGLERQKGLGRVELEVAERRKVQGVDGYLVSFTLRIEKG from the coding sequence ATGATCCGCATAAACCTCCTGCCCGTGAGGGCGGCCAAGAAGAAGGAGTCCATAAGGTTCCAGCTCACCGTGGCCGGTCTCGTGACCTTCTTCGTCACGGCGCTTGTCGGTGTCTTCTACTTCATCGTCCAGGGCGAGGCCGGGCAGCTTGCCGATGAGATAGCGGCGGGCGAGGCCGAGCTCAAGGCGCTGAAGAAGAAGATAGGCGAGCTCGACAAGATACAGGAGGAGAAGAGGAAGGTCGAGGAGAAGCTCGAGATCGTGAACGAGCTCGAGAAGGGGCGGAGCGGTCCCGTGGAGCTGCTCGTGAAGGTGAGCGAGGCGATCCCCGACACCGCCTGGCTCACGTCGCTGAAGGAGCGCGGAAGCCTCATCGTGCTCCGGGGCATCGCCTCTTCCGACGACGTGGTGGCCGATTTCATGAAGGGGCTGGAGAGGCAGAAGGGGCTGGGCAGGGTTGAGCTCGAGGTGGCCGAGAGGCGCAAGGTCCAGGGCGTGGACGGCTATCTCGTCTCCTTTACGCTCCGCATAGAGAAGGGTTAG